Proteins from a single region of Penaeus monodon isolate SGIC_2016 chromosome 29, NSTDA_Pmon_1, whole genome shotgun sequence:
- the LOC119591717 gene encoding agrin-like — protein sequence MPRPPGLRRTIPELPVACPERLSLEEREDRANLIFTGRIEWLPGGRNRVTRHIVGGEGVAGGVRVKRVLKGRRDVAGRLVEVLGLGGDEVCNSHARVRDTKIFLTYLDDTNHVHLNSSLIRLTLRNLRKITKAVQEFNDFQTIEQVCFAVFKSQLTPP from the exons ATGCCCAGGCCCCCAGGACTGAGAAGGACCATCCCCGAGCTCCCTGTGGCGTGCCCCGAGCGCCTGAGCCTGGAGGAGCGGGAGGACAGGGCCAACCTCATCTTCACGGGGCGCATCGAGTGGCTTCCGGGGGGCAGGAACCGCGTGACCCGGCACATCGTAGGCGGGGAGGGCGTGGCGGGCGGCGTACGGGTGAAGCGGGTGCTCAAGGGGCGCCGCGACGTGGCCGGCCGCCTGGTGGAGGTGCTGGGTCTCGGGGGCGACGAGGTGTGCAACTCGCACGCCCGCGTCAGGGACACCAAGATCTTCCTCACGTACCTCGACGACACCAACCACGTGCACCTCAACTCCTCGCTCATCCGACTCACGCTCAGGAACCTCAGGAAGATCACCAAGGCCGTGCAAG AGTTCAATGATTTTCAAACCATAGAGCAGGTGTGCTTTGCCGTCTTCAAATCACAGCTCACACCGCCATAA